A window of the Macrobrachium rosenbergii isolate ZJJX-2024 chromosome 43, ASM4041242v1, whole genome shotgun sequence genome harbors these coding sequences:
- the LOC136829020 gene encoding aspartic and glutamic acid-rich protein-like, with amino-acid sequence MTILEKYPSPSRLEPLNIRIPVSDLIGSAIKSHKDIALSGSWSATRKTSRTTSRTSSRTTSRMGSSTSSKSSTSNDLEVDFEVVEDELEDDFEYELVEDFEDDIKDDLEVDFEDDLEVDFEDDFEDDFDYELEEDFEDDTNDDLEVDLEDDLEVDLEDDLEVDFEDNFDYEFEDELEEDFEDELEDDFEDDLEDVFEDELEDVFEDELEDVFEDGFEDELEDELEDGLRDELEDGFQDNFEHDLEVDFEVDLEVDFKTTSRTTSRTPSRSSSRTTSWSTSRTTSWSTSKTTSWSTSRTTSHS; translated from the coding sequence ATGACGATTTTGGAAAAATACCCCTCCCCCTCGAGGCTCGAACCCTTAAACATTAGAATACCAGTTAGTGATCTTATCGGTTCAGCCATCAAATCTCATAAAGATATTGCATTATCGGGGTCGTGGAGTGCTacgaggaagacttcgaggacgacatcgaggacgagctcgaggacgacttcgaggatgGGCTCGAGTACGAGTTCGAAGTCGTCGACCTCgaacgacctcgaggtcgacttcgaggtcgtcgaggacgagctcgaggatgaCTTCGAGTATGAGCTCGTggaagacttcgaggacgacatcaaggacgacctcgaggttgacttcgaggacgacctcgaggtcgatttcgaggacgacttcgaggacgacttcgattatgagctcgaggaagacttcgaggacgacaCCAATGACGACCTCGAGGTTGACTtggaggacgacctcgaggttgacttggaggacgacctcgaggtcgatttCGAGGACAACTTCGATTATGagttcgaggacgagctcgaggaagatttcgaggacgagctcgaggacgacttcgaggacgacctcgaggacgtcttcgaggacgagctcgaggacgtcTTCGAGGACGAGCTTGAGGACGTCTTCGAGGACGgcttcgaggacgagctcgaggacgagctcgaggacggcCTCCgggacgagctcgaggacggcTTCCAAGACAACTTCGAgcacgacctcgaggtcgacttcgaggtcgacctcgaggtcgacttcaagacgacgtcgaggacgacttcgaggacgccTTCGAGGTCGTCTTCGAGGACGACCTCatggtcgacttcgaggacgacctcgtgGTCGACTTCGAAGACGACCTCttggtcgacttcgaggacgacctcccaCTCCTAG